CTGTTATAAAGGTTATTAAGGCTTTGCGCCCTTCTCCTTTTAAGGCTTCAAACTTTTTGTCAATCCTATTCATAACTCCACCCCCAATACTTTCGCAACTGTATTTACGTCTTTATCTCCTCTGCCTGACAAATTTACAATGATAATATTGTCTTTCCTTAAATTTGGAGCCAGTTTCATAGCATATGCCAAAGCGTGAGCGCTTTCCAAAGCTGGTATTATCCCTTCTGTTTGAGATAAGTCCATAAAAGCCGCCAATGCTTCTTCGTCTGTCGCATATACATATTGAGCTCTATTACTTTCTTTTAAAAAGGCATGTTCTGGACCTACCCCCGGGTAATCCAGTCCTGCAGATATAGAGTATACTGGCATTATTCTCCCCTCTTCATCCTGTAAAAGATAAGTCATCATGCCGTGCAATACTCCTACAGAACCTTTTGCCATTGTAGCTGCATGTTTCCCTGTCTCAATTCCTTCACCTGCAGCTTCCACGCCTATCAATTTTACCTCTTTATCTTCAATGAAGGGATAGAAAATTCCCATGGCATTACTGCCTCCGCCGACACAAGCAATCACATAATCAGGAAGTCTTCCTTCTTTTTGAAGTATTTGCTCTTTTGCCTCATCCCCTATTACTCTTTGAAAATCTCTCACCATAGTAGGATAAGGATGAGGCCCAACAACAGAACCCATCACATAAAAAGTATTATCTACATTTGTCACCCAATCTCTTATTGCTTCATTTACTGCATCTTTTAAGGTTCCCGTCCCTGATTTTACTGGTGTTACTTTTGCACCTAAAAGTTTCATTCTAAAGACATTTAAAGATTGCCTTTTTATATCTTCTTCTCCCATGAATATTTCGCATTCCATTCCAAACATTGCAGCAGCTGTAGCAGTTGCCACTCCATGCTGTCCTGCTCCTGTCTCAGCTATAACTCTCTTTTTATTCATCCGTTTTGCCAATAAAATCTGTCCCAATACGTTGTTTATTTTATGGGCTCCTGTGTGGTTTAGGTCTTCCCTCTTTAGATAAATTTTCGCCCCGCCAAGCCTTTTAGTAAGATTCTCAGCATAATACAAAGGTGTAGGTCTTCCTGAATATTCCCTCAAGTAATACCTATATTCTTCCATGAAATCTTTATCCTGTTTAGCTTTTTCAAATTCCCTCTCTAATTCTATAAGCGCATTCATCACAGTCTCTGGCACATACTGACCTCCAAAACGTCCAAATCTTCCACTCATCGAATACCCCTCACTTTTTCAATAAATGATTTCATTTTTTTAAAATCTTTATAACCTTCTGTCTCAACGCCACTGGAGACGTCAACAGCATAGGGATTTACTATTCTTATAGCTTCCTCTACATTGTTTTCGTTTAGCCCTCCTGCCAAAATTATTGGAACATTCAATTCAAATCCTTTTAAAACTTCCCAATTAAATGTTTTTCCTGTACCACCGTATTCGTTTTTTGTCAAAGTGTCAAATACAAAACTATTTACTCTAAATTCTTTTGTTTTTTCCAAATCTTCTTTGTCTTTTATGCGTATTGCCTTCCACACTGTGAAATTTTTAAAATTATCTATATAATCCTGTGTTTCATCACCGTGAAACTGTAAAACATCGAGATTTAGTGTTTGAGCTATCTTTAATGCATTTTCCACTGGTTCATTTACAAAAACTCCCACTGTTTTAATCTCTTTATCAAGAAGGCTTATGAGGTATAAAGCCTGTTCTACCTCTACTTGTCTTTTGCTTTTTGCAAAGACAAATCCTACATAATCAGGTTTTAGCTCATTGGCATATTCAATATCCTCTTTTCTTCTCAGTCCGCAAATTTTTACTTTTACCAATTTATCCTCCTCCTTTTGCCTCCCTTACAAAATCAGTGATTTTGTCAATATCATCTATAATTTTCATAAAAGTCTCGCCAATTAATACGGCATCTACTCCCAAAGAAGCTAAATACCTTACATCTTCAGGTATTTTTATTCCACTTTCGGAAACAATTATTGTACTTTGAGGTATATATTTAATCAAATTTTCTGTTGTGTTTATATCTACATTAAAAGTCTTAAGGTCTCTGTTATTTATACCTATTATGTCACATTCAGCTTCTAATGCTATTGCAAGCTGCTGTCTATCGTGAACTTCCACAAGCGCATCTAAACCTACACTTTTAGATAAATTATAGAAAGTATTTAAGTTATCCCCTAATACGGAAACAATGAGAAGTACTGCGTCGGCTCCTAAAATTTTTGATTCATATATTTGGTATTCATCCACAATAAAATCTTTTCTCAAAATAGGTTTTGAAGTGACTTTTTTTACTTCACTAATGTAATTGTCATCCCCTTTAAAAAATTCCTTCTCTGTCAAAACGGAAATAGCGTCAATATCAACTTTCTCATACACTTTTGCAATTTTTACTGCATCAAAGTCTTCTTTTATAATTCCTTTAGATGGAGAGGCTTTTTTTATCTCTCCAATAATTGATATACCCTCTTTTTGAAGTGCTTTCTTGAAATTGCCAGAATAGCCTCCTTTAATTTCGTTAATTAGTTCCTCTACTGGCTTTATTCTTTTTTTCTCTTCCACCTCCTTTTTTTTGTGTCTCACAATCTCATCTAATACCATCAACTAAGCCTCCTTTGGTACTCCAAAATCTCTGTAAGCTTATCAAGAGCTAAACCCGTATCTATTAGATAATTTGCGACTTTTATTCCTTCTTTTAAATCTTCCACAACTTTTCCTATATATAAGGCCGCTGCTGCGTTTAAAACGACTATATCTCTTTTAGGCCCTTTTTCACCTCTTAAGATGTTTAAGATTATTTGAGCATTTTCTTTAGCGTCTTTGCCTTCTAAATCTTCAAGTTTTGCATAAGGGATACCGTAATCTCCTGGGTCTATCACATAATCAATGACTTTGCCTTCTTTTACTTCACTGACAAAAGTAGGAGAAGTAGTAGTTATTTCATCAAGGCCATCAAAGCCGTGGACCACCATAGCCTTTTCAATTCCCAATCTTAAAAGTACTTCAGCAAGAGGATGAGTCAATTCTTTATCATAAACTCCTAATACCTGTCCTTTTACAAATGCGGGATTTGTTAATGGTCCTAAGACGTTAAACACCGTCCTTGTGCCTAATTCTTTTCTTATCCCTGCTACATGCTTCATTGCAACGTGGTATTTAGGTGCGAATAAAAATCCCATTCCTTTTTCTTCAATTAATTTTTTTGTTTTTTGTGGTTCTGCCTCAATGTCAAATCCCAATTCCATCAAAACATCTGCACTTCCACTTCTACTGGAAACAGCTCTATTGCCGTGTTTTGCAACTTTTACTCCTGCAGCTGAAGCAATTATAGCAACCGCCGTTGAAATATTGAATGTCTTCCCACCATCGCCACCTGTACCACAAGTATCTATCACATAGTCAGAGGCAAGTTCTACTTTTATTGCGTTGTCTCTCATTGCCTTCGCGAAACCTGTTATTTCTTCCACACTTTCACCTTTTAATCGGAGTCCTATTAATATGCCCCCTATTAAAGAAGGAGTTGCATTGCCACTCATAATTTCATTCATAACAGCATAAGCTTCTTTTTCTTCAAGACTTTCCTTTAAAACAATTTTTTTAATAGCTTCTTGTAACATGGTATCCCACCTCCAAAAAATTTCTTAAAATTTCTTTACCCTGCTCTGTCAAGATAGACTCTGGATGAAACTGTAAACCATATACAGGGTACATTTTATGCCTTACTCCCATAATCACTCCTTCCTCTGTATAGGCTGTAATTTCTAAATCTCTTGGAAGAGTTTGTCTGTCAATAACAAGAGAGTGATATCTCATTGCCTCTATAGGATTTTTAATATCTTTAAATATTTTTTCACCTTCGTGAAATACGAGAGAAGTTTTGCCATGCATTATCTTATCTGTTTTTACAATTTTTGCACCATATGCATATCCAATCGCTTGGTGACCAAGACATATTCCTAATATTGGAATTTTGTCCCCTAAACTTTTAATGACATCAACGCATATGCCTGCATTTTCAGGCCTTCCCGGTCCAGGTGATAATATAATTTTTTCGGGATTCAGTTTTTCAATGTCTTTAACAGACACTTCATCATTTCTTATTACAAATATTTCTTTGTTCATTTCTCCCACATATTGATAAAGATTATAGGTAAAGGAATCGTAATTATCTATAATCAGAATCATCAAAGAACCTCCTTAAGAGCCATTGCCTTATTTAAAGTTTCGTAATATTCCATCTCAGGAATTGAATCATATACAATACCTGCTCCCGCTTGAAGGTAAGCATAACCTTCCTTGAAGAGAATAGTCCTTATTGCTATGCACATGTCCATATTGCCATTGTAGGAAAAATAACCAACAGCTCCTGCGTAAAAAGACCTTCTCACATTTTCAAGTTCGTCTATTATTTCCATCGCCCTTATTTTTGGTGCCCCAGAAACTGTACCTGCAGGAAGACACGCTATAAGAGCATCAAAAGCCGTAAGTCCTCTTTTTAGCTTTCCTGAAACAGTCGATACAATGTGCATTACATGAGAGTAAAAATCTACTTCCATAAAACGCTCTATTTTTACACTTCCAAATTCACTAACTTTTCCTATGTCATTTCTTCCAAGGTCAACTAACATCACATGCTCTGCCCTTTCCTTTTCATCTTTTAAAAGTTCCTCTTTAAGTCTTAAATCTTCTTCTTCATCTTTTCCTCTTCGCCTTGTGCCTGCAATGGGATTTGTAGTCACTTTGTCTCCAAAAACACTTACAAGGCTTTCAGGTGAAGAACCAAGAAGCTGAAAATCACCAAAGTCGATATAGAATAGATAGGGAGATGGATTTTTTGACCTCAATCTTCTGTAAACCTCAAAAGGCTGCGAATTAACTCGTGCTTTTAATCTTTGTGACAGTACCACCTGAAATATATCACCTTTTGTGATGTATTCTTTTGCTTTTTCAACAATTTGGCAAAACTCTTCTTTGGTGAAGTTGTAATTGACTTCTTTTCCCTCTTGAGGTGAAAGGTCATGAAATTCTATGTTAGTTGATTTTATCTCTTGCAAAAGACCGTTAATCTCTTGTAAAACTTCCTCATACTCTACATCTTCATCAGGATATACGTTATAAACAGTATAAATTCTGTGTTTAAAATGGTCATAGCAAATAAAACTTTTATAAAACATAAAGTATACGTCCGGTATATTTATTTCATCAGGGTTTTTATCCGGCAGTCTTTCATAAAGCCTTATCGTATCGTAAGATACATAACCCACAGCACCTCCAACAAAAGGAATATCAAGTCCTAGAGAATTGTATTTGGCTTTCATAACTTTTCTTATTTCCTCAAGTACTAGCCCTTCCTTAGCTTCTTCTTTCTCGCCTATAATTTTTATTCTTTTGCCATAACTTAAAATTGATAAATATGGGTCTTTTCCTATAAAGGAATATCTCCCCCAGTTAGTACCTCCATTTGCACTTTCCAGTAAAAATTTGTTTTTGCCTTCAAGACTATAAAAAATGTTTATTGGCGTCAATTCATCTCCGTTTATTTCTGCATAGACTGGGAAGACATATCCTCTTTTTTTGTGTTCGCAAAAATCTTCTTTAGAAATGTTTACCACTTTATCACCTCCTGAAAATTAAAAAAGTCACCCCGCCCATTGGGGCGAAGTGACTCGCGGTGCCACCCAATTTGTCCTGTATTACTAAAAAAAGCATTTCACCAAAAGGGCGAAATGCTCGCTTGTGCCACCTTTTTAACACAGGACCACTCTTTCGGGTACGGAGATTCCTCGATACCCTGTCTTTTTAACGGTAGACCACCGGATACTGCTACTTAAAAGTTCGCATCTCACCTCGCGGGCCCATTCAATATCAGCTACAGTACTCGGCTCCCACCCGCCCGAGCTCGCTTTGACTAAACGCTGATATCTACTCTTCCCGGTCATTGGTTTTCATACATATTTATATTGTGTTATTTTAATTCTATAACGCATTAAATTATTTGTCAATATATTTTTATGCAAGTCAAAGTTAATTATACATAATATTTTTTTATCTTCTCGTCAATTGTAACTCCTTCAGGTTTATAATCAATCTTTACAACAGATATGACCCTACTTGCTCCTTCTTTTATACAAATTTCCTGCGCTTTTTTAACTATCTCTAAAAGAGTATCAAGCTCTCCTTCCATTGTAGTCTCCATTGGTCCCACAACATACTTTACACCTGTGCTCTTTATATATTCTATGACTTTATCTACAATGGGATACACCTTTTCTTCAGAAACTACAGGCAATACCTGTAGGCTTAAATTGACAACTGGCACTTTATCACCTCAAAACCTTTTCAAATTTGTTTAAGAGCTTGATCCAAATCCTCTATTATATCATTGTAGTCCTCAAGGCCTACTGATATTCTCACCATACTTTCTGTGAAGCCGAACTCCTCAAGCTTTTCTTTTGGATACCCTCTGTGAGTCATAAGGGAAGGTACTTCCACTAATGTTTCTGTATCTCCTAAGCTTACCGCTAACTGACACAATCTTAAATTACTTATAAACTTCTCTAAATTTTTGGTTCCTCCCTCTATTTCAAAACTTATGATAGCTCCGAATCCTCTCATTTGTTTTTTCGCTATTTCATGGCCTTTAAAACTTTTAAGACCAGGATACATAACGTTTTTTACTTTAGGATGCGAATTTAAAAAATTTGCTACCTCTATTGCATTTTTTTCATGTTGCCTCATTCTTAAGCCTAAAGTCTTTATGCCTCTCAACATCAACCAAGCATTGAAAGGACTCATTACCCCACCAAATTCACACATATAATCAAATTTTAAATAATGTATATACTTTTCATCTTGTGAAACTGCAACTCCTCCAAGTGCGTCACCGTGACCTCCTATATATTTAGTAGCACTATGAACAACTACATCAGCTCCCAATAGAAGAGGATTTTGAAAATAGGGGGTAGCAAAAGTATTATCAACAACAATTTTAATATCTTTTTTATGGCATACCTTTGCAACCTCTTCAATATCTATAATAGATAAATTTGGATTAGAAGGAGTCTCAAAATACACAACTTTTGTGGAGTCATCTACACTTTTTTCTAATTCGCTTATATCTGTAAGGTCCACTATTTTATAATTTACTCCATATTTAGGCAGTATATTTGTCACTACGTTATAAGTTGAACCATAAAGAGTCTTATGAACTATTACAGTATCTTTGGGTTTTAAAAGAGAAAATAAAACTGAACTAATAGCAGCCATCCCGGAAGAAAAAGCTACTGCCCCTTTGCCATATTCCAACTCCGCTAATCTGTTTTCAAATAATCTTAAGGTCGGATTATTACCTCTTGTATAAACATAGTCTTGAGATTGAAAAGACATCACCTTTTCAACATGTTCGAGGTCATCAAAGACAAAAGTAGTCGTCTGAAAAATTGGAGGATTCAAAGCATTTTCAGGGTTTTTCTTAAACGCATTTCCATGAATTGCTTTTGTATCAAACCGATAGTTTTTATGTACTCCCATGATATTTTCCTCCTGTAATTTAATAACATCTAATCATAATTCAATTACTGCTTTACTGCAATTACAATGCTCTTGGTCTAATTTTTCTTCTAAAAAAACTCTTATAAATGTTTTTATCACTTTTTCTTTGCTCAATTCTAAGGTATTTTTTATTTCATGTAATGTTATACTGCCCTTCATTCCTGTAGCCCAATTTGAAACTATCCCCACCGCAGCATAGCACATTCCTAATTCTTTCGCTAAAACTACTTCTGGAACATTAGTCATCCCCACTACATCGGCACCTAAATTTTTATACATTCTTATCTCTTGTGCAGTTTCAAATCGTGGACCTTCAGTGCACACATAAACTGCATCTCCTTTTATCAATAAGTCTTCTTTTTTAGCAGCATTATAAAATTTTGCCCTTAAATTACTACAATAAGGGTCACTCATATCTACATGTCTTACCACTCCATCTTCCCCTTCAAAAAAGGTCAATGGTCTCGATTTAGTAAAATCTAAAAAATCTTTAAGTACTACAACATCCCCTGGCTCATAATTTTCATTAAAAGAACCAACTGCAGCTGTTGCATACACATATTTTACTCCCATTTGTTTCAATGCCATAATATTTGCCCTATAATTTACGAGATGAGGTGGAACTGCATGACCTTTCCCATGTCGGGGCAAAAAACCAATTTCCTCCCCCTCAATAGTCACAATATCAATTTCCACTTCTCCATATTTTGTCTCTACCAATTTTTTTGACACCTTTTGTCCTATTTCGTAAAATCCAGTACCACCAATGATCGCCTTTTCCATTAAAAATGTACCTCCTCTGTCTTTTGTATTTATATGCAAATAATCAAAATTAATCCGGGTATCCTTCACTTTAGCTTTAATATGTTTTCCCTGAAAGGAGGTCTAATTATTCCTTTTTCTGTAATTATTCCCGTTATATTTTCATGAGGAGTCACATCAAAAGCTGGATTGTACACTTCTATTCCTTCAGGTGCAATTCTTACGCCATTTATATGAGTTACCTCTTCAGGACTCCTTTCCTCTATAACTATCTCTTTTCCTGTCTCAATGTTAAAATCAATTGTGCTGGTAGGAGCTACCACATAAAAAGGAACATGGTACATTTTTGCCACAGCAGAGAGCATAAAAGTTCCAATTTTATTGGCAGTATCCCCATTTAAAGCAATTCTATCGGCTCCTACTAATATCACATCTATTTTCCCATCTCTTATCAAAGTAGCAGCAACACTATCAGCAATTAACTTTGCAGGAATTCCTTCTTGTACCAATTCCCATGCTGTCAATTTTGCGCCTTGAAGCCTAGGCCTTGTCTCATCAGCATATACAAAAATATTTTTCCCACTGTAATGGGCTTCTCTAATAACTCCTAAAGCAGTTCCATACCCTACGGTCGCAAGGGCTCCCGTATTGCAATGGGTCAAAATAACTGCATTTTCTTTAATTATCTCATTCCCAAATTTAGCCATCTTTTTGTTGGTTTCTATATCTTCGTAGTAAATATTATCTGCCTCTTTTTTTAATAGCTCATATAGGTCTTGTAGTTCTAGCTCTTTATTATTTTCAATAACTTTTTTCATTCTATTTATTGCCCACATAAGGTTTACAGCAGTAGGTCTTGATTTTGAGATAATTTCTAAAGCTTCCTCCATTTTTTTAAAGAAACTTTCTTTTTCCTCATTAATAAATTCTTTTGCAGCCAATACCACCCCATAAGCTGCTGCAGCTCCAATTGCCGGTGCCCCCCTTACCACCATGTCTTTTATAGCAAAATTTACGTCTTTATAAGTTCTGCACTCAAAAATCTCATAACTATTGGGCAATTTTCTTTGGTCAATTAAATATAAAACTCCATCTTTAAACTCTATAGTTTTAATCTCTCCCACTTTTTTTCACCTCTTTATTATTTTTTTACCTGCCCATAAGTTTTAAACTTTTCTAACATTAACCTCATTTCATCTTCTGGAAGAATAACTGGTTCTCCTATAGATTTTGACCTGTAATATAATTCTGCCACGTACTCAATTTGAATACTTATATTAAAAGCATTAGGCAAATCTTCAGCTCCTACCAAAAGTCCGTGATTGGCTAATAGCACAGCTTTTCTATCCTTCATAGCCTCAAAAGCGTTTTCTGCCAATTCTTTTGTACCAAAAGTTGCATATTTAGCACATCTGACATTTGGTCCTGCTAAAGCCACAAGGTAATGAACTGGTGGAAGGTCCCAATGTAGACAGGAAAGAGTTGTAGAATATACTGGATGAGTGTGTATAATAGCGTTTATGTCTTGTCTGTTAGCGTAAAAAATTCTGTGCATCTCATACTCTGAAGAAGGAGTCCTATTACCTTCTATTACATTGCCATTTAAGTCCATTACTACTACATCCTCAGGCTTAATTTCAAAATAATCAATTCCTGAAGGAGTTATAGCCATCAATCCTTTTTCCTTATTGTAAATGCTTAAATTCCCTCCTGTACCTCTTGTAAGATTAGAATTTATAAGTTTTTTACCATATTCTACTATTTGTTCTCTTTCTGATTTTAATAGCACTTTTATCACCCCATTTTTAATATGTGCTCTAGTGTAAATGATTTTACAATTTCTACTAAAGCCATCATATAATAATGCAAATAAAGTGTCAACTTACAAAAATTTGGGTATCCTGCCTTAGCAGAATACCTTTTCCATGTTATTCTTTCCCTATTAACTCCTTCGCCCTTTTCTCTACGTTATACATTACTTTTTCCACATCTACAGTTTTTATTTCTCTATTTTCCATTATTATTTTG
The sequence above is a segment of the Thermoanaerobacter ethanolicus JW 200 genome. Coding sequences within it:
- the trpB gene encoding tryptophan synthase subunit beta, with protein sequence MSGRFGRFGGQYVPETVMNALIELEREFEKAKQDKDFMEEYRYYLREYSGRPTPLYYAENLTKRLGGAKIYLKREDLNHTGAHKINNVLGQILLAKRMNKKRVIAETGAGQHGVATATAAAMFGMECEIFMGEEDIKRQSLNVFRMKLLGAKVTPVKSGTGTLKDAVNEAIRDWVTNVDNTFYVMGSVVGPHPYPTMVRDFQRVIGDEAKEQILQKEGRLPDYVIACVGGGSNAMGIFYPFIEDKEVKLIGVEAAGEGIETGKHAATMAKGSVGVLHGMMTYLLQDEEGRIMPVYSISAGLDYPGVGPEHAFLKESNRAQYVYATDEEALAAFMDLSQTEGIIPALESAHALAYAMKLAPNLRKDNIIIVNLSGRGDKDVNTVAKVLGVEL
- a CDS encoding phosphoribosylanthranilate isomerase, which translates into the protein MVKVKICGLRRKEDIEYANELKPDYVGFVFAKSKRQVEVEQALYLISLLDKEIKTVGVFVNEPVENALKIAQTLNLDVLQFHGDETQDYIDNFKNFTVWKAIRIKDKEDLEKTKEFRVNSFVFDTLTKNEYGGTGKTFNWEVLKGFELNVPIILAGGLNENNVEEAIRIVNPYAVDVSSGVETEGYKDFKKMKSFIEKVRGIR
- the trpC gene encoding indole-3-glycerol phosphate synthase TrpC, translated to MVLDEIVRHKKKEVEEKKRIKPVEELINEIKGGYSGNFKKALQKEGISIIGEIKKASPSKGIIKEDFDAVKIAKVYEKVDIDAISVLTEKEFFKGDDNYISEVKKVTSKPILRKDFIVDEYQIYESKILGADAVLLIVSVLGDNLNTFYNLSKSVGLDALVEVHDRQQLAIALEAECDIIGINNRDLKTFNVDINTTENLIKYIPQSTIIVSESGIKIPEDVRYLASLGVDAVLIGETFMKIIDDIDKITDFVREAKGGG
- the trpD gene encoding anthranilate phosphoribosyltransferase: MLQEAIKKIVLKESLEEKEAYAVMNEIMSGNATPSLIGGILIGLRLKGESVEEITGFAKAMRDNAIKVELASDYVIDTCGTGGDGGKTFNISTAVAIIASAAGVKVAKHGNRAVSSRSGSADVLMELGFDIEAEPQKTKKLIEEKGMGFLFAPKYHVAMKHVAGIRKELGTRTVFNVLGPLTNPAFVKGQVLGVYDKELTHPLAEVLLRLGIEKAMVVHGFDGLDEITTTSPTFVSEVKEGKVIDYVIDPGDYGIPYAKLEDLEGKDAKENAQIILNILRGEKGPKRDIVVLNAAAALYIGKVVEDLKEGIKVANYLIDTGLALDKLTEILEYQRRLS
- a CDS encoding anthranilate synthase component II, yielding MILIIDNYDSFTYNLYQYVGEMNKEIFVIRNDEVSVKDIEKLNPEKIILSPGPGRPENAGICVDVIKSLGDKIPILGICLGHQAIGYAYGAKIVKTDKIMHGKTSLVFHEGEKIFKDIKNPIEAMRYHSLVIDRQTLPRDLEITAYTEEGVIMGVRHKMYPVYGLQFHPESILTEQGKEILRNFLEVGYHVTRSY
- the trpE gene encoding anthranilate synthase component I; translated protein: MVNISKEDFCEHKKRGYVFPVYAEINGDELTPINIFYSLEGKNKFLLESANGGTNWGRYSFIGKDPYLSILSYGKRIKIIGEKEEAKEGLVLEEIRKVMKAKYNSLGLDIPFVGGAVGYVSYDTIRLYERLPDKNPDEINIPDVYFMFYKSFICYDHFKHRIYTVYNVYPDEDVEYEEVLQEINGLLQEIKSTNIEFHDLSPQEGKEVNYNFTKEEFCQIVEKAKEYITKGDIFQVVLSQRLKARVNSQPFEVYRRLRSKNPSPYLFYIDFGDFQLLGSSPESLVSVFGDKVTTNPIAGTRRRGKDEEEDLRLKEELLKDEKERAEHVMLVDLGRNDIGKVSEFGSVKIERFMEVDFYSHVMHIVSTVSGKLKRGLTAFDALIACLPAGTVSGAPKIRAMEIIDELENVRRSFYAGAVGYFSYNGNMDMCIAIRTILFKEGYAYLQAGAGIVYDSIPEMEYYETLNKAMALKEVL
- a CDS encoding thiamine-binding protein → MPVVNLSLQVLPVVSEEKVYPIVDKVIEYIKSTGVKYVVGPMETTMEGELDTLLEIVKKAQEICIKEGASRVISVVKIDYKPEGVTIDEKIKKYYV
- a CDS encoding trans-sulfuration enzyme family protein — its product is MGVHKNYRFDTKAIHGNAFKKNPENALNPPIFQTTTFVFDDLEHVEKVMSFQSQDYVYTRGNNPTLRLFENRLAELEYGKGAVAFSSGMAAISSVLFSLLKPKDTVIVHKTLYGSTYNVVTNILPKYGVNYKIVDLTDISELEKSVDDSTKVVYFETPSNPNLSIIDIEEVAKVCHKKDIKIVVDNTFATPYFQNPLLLGADVVVHSATKYIGGHGDALGGVAVSQDEKYIHYLKFDYMCEFGGVMSPFNAWLMLRGIKTLGLRMRQHEKNAIEVANFLNSHPKVKNVMYPGLKSFKGHEIAKKQMRGFGAIISFEIEGGTKNLEKFISNLRLCQLAVSLGDTETLVEVPSLMTHRGYPKEKLEEFGFTESMVRISVGLEDYNDIIEDLDQALKQI
- a CDS encoding S-methyl-5'-thioinosine phosphorylase produces the protein MEKAIIGGTGFYEIGQKVSKKLVETKYGEVEIDIVTIEGEEIGFLPRHGKGHAVPPHLVNYRANIMALKQMGVKYVYATAAVGSFNENYEPGDVVVLKDFLDFTKSRPLTFFEGEDGVVRHVDMSDPYCSNLRAKFYNAAKKEDLLIKGDAVYVCTEGPRFETAQEIRMYKNLGADVVGMTNVPEVVLAKELGMCYAAVGIVSNWATGMKGSITLHEIKNTLELSKEKVIKTFIRVFLEEKLDQEHCNCSKAVIEL
- the mtnA gene encoding S-methyl-5-thioribose-1-phosphate isomerase yields the protein MGEIKTIEFKDGVLYLIDQRKLPNSYEIFECRTYKDVNFAIKDMVVRGAPAIGAAAAYGVVLAAKEFINEEKESFFKKMEEALEIISKSRPTAVNLMWAINRMKKVIENNKELELQDLYELLKKEADNIYYEDIETNKKMAKFGNEIIKENAVILTHCNTGALATVGYGTALGVIREAHYSGKNIFVYADETRPRLQGAKLTAWELVQEGIPAKLIADSVAATLIRDGKIDVILVGADRIALNGDTANKIGTFMLSAVAKMYHVPFYVVAPTSTIDFNIETGKEIVIEERSPEEVTHINGVRIAPEGIEVYNPAFDVTPHENITGIITEKGIIRPPFRENILKLK
- a CDS encoding L-fuculose-phosphate aldolase — encoded protein: MLLKSEREQIVEYGKKLINSNLTRGTGGNLSIYNKEKGLMAITPSGIDYFEIKPEDVVVMDLNGNVIEGNRTPSSEYEMHRIFYANRQDINAIIHTHPVYSTTLSCLHWDLPPVHYLVALAGPNVRCAKYATFGTKELAENAFEAMKDRKAVLLANHGLLVGAEDLPNAFNISIQIEYVAELYYRSKSIGEPVILPEDEMRLMLEKFKTYGQVKK